The nucleotide window GTTGAGGCAACTATTGTTTTTAGAGGTTCAACTTTAGTAAAGACAATATTGATTGAGCCTTCAACAATAGATCTTATATGGGAAGCTGTAGATTCATATACACCTCCTTTTTATAAAGGTAAGGCACTACCTTCATCGGAAGCTGTTATAAAAATAGTAGGTATACCAGACATGAAATCTGGTGGAATAAAGCTTTCAAAAAATGACCTGACTTTCTCATGGGAGAGAAATTTTAGTGCGCTGCCAGTTTTTTCTGGATACGCAAAAGATTCTTTTATTTTTAAAACTAGTTATTTGAATACAACAGAAACAATATCTTTAAAAGCTAGCTCTATCAACGGTGGTCTTTCAGCTCAAAAAATCTCTACAATAAGAACCTCTTCACCTTTTATTGTTTTTTATGAGTACAGTCCTCTTGCTGGAGTAAATTATAAAAAAAATCTTGGTGAATATTTTTCTCTAACTAAAGATGAGGCTACTATTGTAGCGGAGCCTTATTTCTTTTCTCCGAAAGATGCACTATCTAATGATCTAGATTATGAGTGGAAAATCAATGGCACAAGGATTGCAAACCAGTATCCTAAAAATACTCTTGTAGTTAGGAAACCTGCTGGTGCTAGTGGTAATGCATTTATTGATCTTTCAATTGAAAGTAAACCTAGGCTTTTTCAATCAGCAGATAAAACTTTAAATATTAATCTATAAAACCATGATCATTTTTAAAAAATATAAGATTGCGCTAGCTGTTATTATTTTCTTGGGCCTGATCGTATCCAAGAGTGTTTATGCTGCTGTAGATGTTTTTGTTGATGATGGAGGAACAGATCTTAATCCAACATCTTTTTCTTTTGAGGGAGATGTTGTTGGAGCGGGGACCGGATTTTCTATGATCCCTGTATGGGGTGTTACAGCTACATCTTTAACAAATAGTGCCCCAGTAATTACACCGCTTGCGGACGGTTCATTTAGTGGTTCTATAACAGGCCTTACTCCAAATACAACTTACTACTATCAGTTTATAGATGCAGCTGACGGCACAATAAAGCTTACGATAGTAGATTCGTTTACTACTCCGCTTGTTTTTGCTGGTACGGATGGTGGTAAAGATGCCGTAGATTTGACCGGCTCTGGTTCAGGAACTTCAAATCCGAATTGTACAAATGGTGATGATTCATACTGTTTACTAGCTCCTATACCTGGTTTATCTGAAGTTAATCCGGCAAATACTGATCTTGGTGATTATCTGAATATAATTATAAAATTTGCGATTGGGTTTGCCGGTGCGCTTGCAGTTATCATGATGGTGCTTGGAGGTATTCAATATATGTCTACAGATGCGCTGTCTGGAAAGAGCGAGGGGAGAGAGCGTATTACTTATGCTCTGGGAGGATTATTGTTAGCTCTAGCTAGTTACTTAATACTAAATACAATAAATCCAAATTTGGTTAATTTACATCTTGGAATCCAGGGTACAAACATACAAGTTGTTGAATCGCCGGAAGATATATTTGCTTTACAGGTTCAGTCTTTTGAATCAACAGGGCAAAATACTTTGGGTAATAAGTATTTGATGTTTGGTAATTATGCTGCCCCTCTACCTAGTGCTGGAGTGTCCGATTTTGTAAATACATACTTGAAAAATGGATATTCTCTTTCAGAAATAAAAATAAATACATCTACTAAAAAAGCAGAATTTGTAGCAAAAAATGGAGGAGCAACGAAGAGCGTTATTATAGATATAAACATAGGAGCAAACGGTGCTTCTGAGGTGGGGATGGGTGTGAGTGGAGATTTAAAAACACCAAAAGGTATATGGACTATACCTGCAAATGGTAGGAAGATTTCTGAGAACCAGGATTCTGCTATTTTAAATGGAGCTGGTGTAAACATGGGCGCAGCTTTTGTGAATACAGGTGCTACTTTGCCTAGCGGCACAGATCGAGGTATTGGTTTTCATGGACAGGCTAACAATAATCTAGGAAATACAGCTGGATGTATAAAGATGCGAAATGACGACATCTTGATCCTTTATCCTTATATGGTTTCTGGTGTTAAAGTAAATATATTCTAGTATGAATAAAAAAAGATTAATCATAATAGTTTCATTTATTGTAATCATTTTGATTGTCTTTTTATCTATTTTTTTGAAAAATAAAAATACAAATCCTGAAACAAGTGGAGATGGTTTTAGTTTGTCAGACCTTTTTCCTTTCGGGTCTGTGACTGACAGAGGTGGTAGTTCGGACAATGATACAAACGACGATATTATTCCTGATGTTGTTACTGTGGATGAGAATGGGAATGTGATTATTCCACGCCTTAGACAGGTTTCTACTTTCCCTGTTTCTGGAGCAACTGTATTTAATACAAAAAGAACAAGAGTTGTTCCAATCCCTCCTCTACCAATCGAAGGTGACTCAGGAGGTGATCCTGTTGTTATAGCGCAGACTCCAACAGAAGAAATTGTAGTAGAAGATGCGACAGCTATCAGGTATATGGAACAATCAACTGCTCATATATATGAGACTTATACTGATACATTG belongs to Candidatus Nomurabacteria bacterium and includes:
- a CDS encoding L,D-transpeptidase family protein gives rise to the protein MIIFKKYKIALAVIIFLGLIVSKSVYAAVDVFVDDGGTDLNPTSFSFEGDVVGAGTGFSMIPVWGVTATSLTNSAPVITPLADGSFSGSITGLTPNTTYYYQFIDAADGTIKLTIVDSFTTPLVFAGTDGGKDAVDLTGSGSGTSNPNCTNGDDSYCLLAPIPGLSEVNPANTDLGDYLNIIIKFAIGFAGALAVIMMVLGGIQYMSTDALSGKSEGRERITYALGGLLLALASYLILNTINPNLVNLHLGIQGTNIQVVESPEDIFALQVQSFESTGQNTLGNKYLMFGNYAAPLPSAGVSDFVNTYLKNGYSLSEIKINTSTKKAEFVAKNGGATKSVIIDINIGANGASEVGMGVSGDLKTPKGIWTIPANGRKISENQDSAILNGAGVNMGAAFVNTGATLPSGTDRGIGFHGQANNNLGNTAGCIKMRNDDILILYPYMVSGVKVNIF